GGCACCATTAGTCAAAGAATATGGGAAGGGACATAATCTCAGTAGAGCTAGAATCCAATAgctattgttttcttgtaaaattGAAGCCAATGCTTCAAATCTTCTATTCAAATGCACAAGCTTTTCTGCTCTTGAATGCAAGATCGTCTTGAACACAACGAAAGAGGCAATGGAACCTGTTACAGATCCCAAAGCTAGCGTAACCCATCCCTCAAAACTGACACCATAGATCAACCCAGTAGTGGTGGATAATAAGGAGTAGCCAATCATAGGAGGAAATGCGACAAAGAATATCAGAACCATTAATATAAAATGTGTTGACATCTTTTCTCTCAAATCGTTCGAAGTAACAACAACTTTATGTAAAATCGCATTATGGAAGACGAGCAACAATATACCCATTATCATTAGCATTATGCCGAGGAGGACAATGATAATCTGTTGCCATAAGCGTAgtgaataaaaataaaactgtaatttttgaacattCTTCCTGATATTATGCATCAATCTCTCTCTAGGGGACATATTATAAATGTCtaaaaaatcatcatcattaacATTTACTTCGTCATTGAATGACAATCCAGCATTAGTACCAACCCTTTGTCCATTATTACTATTTGGCATGATATCGTTGTCAAAGTCTTCGAAATAGccatcaaattcatcatcCTCCCCTTGGCCCATATTGGCATTTCCTGCTTCGTAAGACTGACTCATTTGTGTAACCAATATCTTTCTTCCAccataataatattttcaaatatgttGAAGGTATTGTTTTAGTAAAGtggctttttttcttagtGCAGCTCGAGAGAAAACAATGATTTCGATTTCCgctttgaaaatgatatgAATGAGAAAGGCCATTCGAATAAATACatagatgaaaaagaatatctaGAGGATATATAAGCAAGCCCGTGTTTTCTTATTGAGTAAAACTGGTGGTGCTTTTGTGCTGcgttgaagaagaaggccTCGATCGAAACGGTGAGCTCTTTGTAGCTTGAGAAGGGGGTCTTCCATCAATGCTATGACGCCTGAAATTGCCCGCTAAATCACTATGAATCATTGCGTCTGAATCGAAGTTACTTATCAGTCTCAATGTAGGATGGTCTTCTTTATCCGAATCTGTGTATAATATGTTGCTACTGCTGACccattttttgttcatatGCCTCAAGTATCTACTCTTTCGGCCAAAATGCAATTTCTTGTCTACCATGGCAGGTGTTTCAATGCTGGCAGAATGTGGGATAAGTTCATGGCTTTCCGGGTCATAGGTCTTGGCATCCATAGGAAACATTAGCCGGCCCAtacttgtttttttctgcaGAATTGGCGGTGGGTGTCCATTGATTTTGCTGGATTGCCTCAACATCCTTGATGTGGGAGAAGCAactgaaaatgaaaaggattTGGCTGGTCGCCTTGAAGTTGAAATAGTATCTgatttccttctttggTGACGCGGATTGAGAGAAGCGGACGTAATGGAATACCGCGGTCTAAACCCGGAAGGTGACCGCCCATATGTGCTTGCATTCTCACGT
The nucleotide sequence above comes from Saccharomyces cerevisiae S288C chromosome XI, complete sequence. Encoded proteins:
- the TVP38 gene encoding Tvp38p (Integral membrane protein; localized to late Golgi vesicles along with the v-SNARE Tlg2p; required for asymmetric localization of Kar9p during mitosis; GFP-fusion protein localizes to the cytoplasm in a punctate pattern), which gives rise to MSQSYEAGNANMGQGEDDEFDGYFEDFDNDIMPNSNNGQRVGTNAGLSFNDEVNVNDDDFLDIYNMSPRERLMHNIRKNVQKLQFYFYSLRLWQQIIIVLLGIMLMIMGILLLVFHNAILHKVVVTSNDLREKMSTHFILMVLIFFVAFPPMIGYSLLSTTTGLIYGVSFEGWVTLALGSVTGSIASFVVFKTILHSRAEKLVHLNRRFEALASILQENNSYWILALLRLCPFPYSLTNGAIAGVYGISVRNFSIANIITTPKLFIYLFIGSRVKSLAESESTGSRVFDLVSIIITLLILSLTAWLLYFKTKKRYLELQNRDRQVSTDQLPELSFEV